A part of Terriglobus roseus genomic DNA contains:
- the lptB gene encoding LPS export ABC transporter ATP-binding protein, producing the protein MGSATGTLEMEGRGESSSSGLELFESSAAQTRHTLSTDGIAKSYGGREVVRGVSINITQGEVVGLLGPNGAGKTTSFYMIVGLVRPDSGSVTVAGEDITRTPMYLRARNFGISYLPQEPSVFRKLTVEENILAILETQRLSWEQRRNRTAQLIEQLNLGHVRRTQGYALSGGERRRVEIARCLCIDPSFILLDEPFSGIDPIAVLDLQQIIFNLKKSGIGVLITDHNVRETLSVTDRAYIIAEGRIFRHGTPGELGRDAEVKRVYLGESFRL; encoded by the coding sequence ATGGGATCAGCTACAGGTACATTGGAGATGGAGGGGCGGGGCGAGTCTTCGTCTTCTGGCTTGGAACTTTTTGAATCCAGCGCGGCGCAGACGCGACACACGCTTTCCACGGACGGCATCGCCAAGAGCTATGGCGGTCGCGAAGTCGTTCGCGGTGTCAGCATCAACATCACGCAGGGTGAAGTCGTCGGCCTTCTCGGTCCCAACGGCGCAGGCAAGACCACCAGCTTCTACATGATCGTGGGCCTCGTGCGTCCCGACTCCGGCAGCGTCACCGTTGCAGGAGAAGACATCACCCGCACGCCCATGTATCTTCGCGCGCGCAACTTCGGTATCAGCTACCTGCCGCAGGAACCCAGCGTCTTCCGCAAACTCACGGTGGAAGAGAACATCCTCGCCATCCTTGAGACGCAGCGCCTAAGTTGGGAACAGCGCCGCAATCGTACCGCGCAACTCATTGAGCAACTCAACCTGGGCCACGTGCGCCGCACGCAGGGCTATGCGCTCTCCGGTGGTGAACGCCGCCGCGTTGAGATTGCACGTTGCCTCTGCATCGACCCCAGCTTCATCCTGCTGGACGAGCCCTTCAGCGGCATTGACCCCATCGCAGTACTTGACCTCCAGCAGATCATCTTCAACCTGAAGAAGAGCGGCATCGGCGTACTCATCACGGACCACAACGTCCGCGAAACCCTCAGCGTCACAGACCGCGCCTACATCATCGCGGAGGGCCGCATCTTCCGCCACGGCACGCCCGGCGAATTGGGCCGCGACGCGGAAGTGAAACGTGTATACCTTGGTGAAAGCTTCCGCCTCTAA
- a CDS encoding NADP-dependent oxidoreductase has translation MADMKAMEFTEELHLQPVQRPVPEPEAGEILVQVLASGVTPTEKLWYPTTHNADGTTRSKAIPGHEFSGIVSAVGEGVEDYRPGDRVFGMNDWFAEGATAEFCIAKPANLSLKPSSLSSVEAAATPIGALTAWQGLHDRAKLQKGERVLIHGAAGAVGLFAIQLAKLQGAYVIATASGTNIDFVKQLGADEVIDYRQQRFEDAGKVDIVFDTVGGETLTRSWSLLSHGGRLVTIAADAESTTDQRVKDAFFIVEPKGDELSSLAKLFDSGRLKAFVKAELALDEADEAYSGALTGNPGKLVIRI, from the coding sequence ATGGCAGACATGAAAGCGATGGAGTTCACAGAAGAGCTGCATCTGCAGCCGGTCCAGCGTCCCGTTCCTGAGCCAGAAGCCGGTGAAATATTGGTTCAGGTCCTTGCCTCTGGCGTCACCCCGACCGAGAAGCTCTGGTATCCCACCACGCACAATGCCGATGGCACCACGCGATCCAAAGCGATCCCCGGCCACGAGTTCTCCGGTATCGTTTCGGCCGTAGGTGAAGGTGTTGAGGACTATCGTCCGGGCGACAGGGTCTTCGGCATGAACGATTGGTTCGCAGAAGGAGCCACGGCGGAGTTCTGCATCGCCAAGCCAGCAAACCTTTCCCTCAAGCCATCTTCGCTCTCGTCTGTCGAAGCAGCGGCCACCCCGATCGGCGCGCTCACGGCTTGGCAAGGCCTGCATGATCGCGCAAAGCTGCAAAAGGGCGAACGCGTCCTCATTCATGGCGCAGCGGGCGCTGTAGGGCTGTTCGCTATCCAGCTTGCAAAGTTGCAGGGCGCATATGTGATTGCCACGGCGTCTGGCACAAACATCGATTTCGTAAAACAGCTTGGCGCTGATGAAGTCATCGACTATCGCCAGCAACGCTTCGAAGACGCGGGTAAGGTTGATATCGTCTTCGATACCGTGGGTGGCGAAACGCTGACCCGCTCATGGAGTCTTCTCTCGCACGGCGGCAGGCTGGTAACGATTGCCGCAGACGCGGAATCGACCACGGATCAGCGCGTGAAAGACGCCTTCTTCATCGTCGAACCGAAAGGCGATGAGCTTTCTTCTCTCGCCAAGTTGTTTGATTCCGGCAGGTTGAAGGCGTTTGTGAAAGCCGAACTTGCCTTGGATGAAGCCGACGAAGCTTACAGCGGCGCGCTAACCGGCAACCCCGGCAAGCTGGTCATCCGGATCTGA
- the rpoN gene encoding RNA polymerase factor sigma-54, whose product MLLQPKLNLRVAQRQVLTPGLVQMVSVLALNKLELKEMINAEVVENPVLEEIEDSSASFEELAGREGDRELSAEQQKTEAEREEKDPFDEIDMGEYFQEYLDPGFRASGPSFEELDSPSFENFLSKPSTLTDHLLWQLGAMTLRPELRAACEVVIGNLEDNGYLTVDDTELASLDENGHATPALMAEARAAVQTLDPIGIAAKDLRECLLLQIRAALSDTDDAILDEEEYEARQSELTIACRIVTDHLQLLQKRDLRELTRLLGATLDEVQAGIDAIRSLDPRPGQRYNQQETRLIEPDVAFVKRNDEWQVVMNEDDLPTLRLNAGYRKMLRQKDTEREVKEYVKERYRSAIQLLRNIEQRKNTIVRTCDSIVRRQQDFLEHGVDSLRPMMIKEVAEEIGVHPSTVSRAVANKYVHTPQGVFELRFFFSEGVNGPEGGDLPLMLLKKKVRKLIEEEDPKKPLTDDALASELQRQGIQVTRRTVAKYREDMNIPSTHQRRKRD is encoded by the coding sequence TTGCTGCTTCAGCCCAAGTTGAACCTTCGAGTTGCTCAGCGCCAGGTGCTCACACCTGGGCTGGTCCAGATGGTGAGCGTACTAGCGCTCAACAAGCTGGAACTGAAGGAGATGATCAACGCTGAAGTTGTAGAGAACCCTGTGCTGGAGGAGATTGAAGATTCCTCCGCAAGCTTTGAAGAACTTGCCGGACGCGAAGGCGATCGCGAACTCTCCGCAGAACAGCAAAAGACCGAGGCCGAGCGAGAAGAGAAAGACCCATTCGATGAGATCGACATGGGCGAATATTTCCAGGAGTATCTGGATCCCGGCTTCCGCGCCTCTGGCCCATCGTTTGAAGAACTCGATTCACCTTCGTTCGAAAACTTCCTCTCCAAGCCATCCACGCTGACTGATCATCTGCTGTGGCAACTCGGCGCCATGACACTGCGGCCGGAACTGCGCGCTGCGTGCGAAGTGGTCATCGGCAATCTGGAAGACAACGGCTACCTCACCGTCGATGACACAGAGCTCGCCTCGCTCGACGAAAACGGCCACGCCACGCCCGCCCTCATGGCAGAGGCAAGAGCTGCCGTGCAGACGCTCGATCCCATAGGCATCGCCGCCAAAGATCTGCGTGAGTGCCTCCTGTTGCAGATCCGCGCTGCCCTCAGCGACACGGACGACGCTATCCTCGACGAGGAAGAATACGAGGCACGCCAGAGCGAGCTCACAATCGCCTGCAGAATTGTCACGGATCACCTGCAGTTGCTGCAGAAGCGCGATCTTCGCGAACTCACCCGACTTCTCGGTGCAACGCTCGATGAGGTACAGGCTGGGATCGACGCCATCCGTTCGCTCGATCCACGTCCCGGCCAGCGTTACAACCAGCAGGAGACGCGGCTCATTGAGCCAGACGTGGCTTTCGTGAAGCGCAACGACGAGTGGCAGGTTGTGATGAATGAGGACGATCTGCCTACGCTTCGCCTCAACGCCGGCTATCGCAAGATGCTGCGCCAGAAGGACACTGAGCGTGAGGTGAAGGAGTACGTCAAAGAGCGCTATCGCTCCGCCATTCAGCTCCTTCGCAATATTGAGCAGCGCAAGAACACCATCGTTCGCACATGCGACTCCATCGTCCGCCGCCAGCAGGATTTTCTGGAACACGGCGTGGACTCCCTCCGCCCCATGATGATCAAAGAGGTGGCGGAAGAAATTGGCGTACATCCTTCTACCGTGTCGCGAGCTGTCGCGAACAAATATGTGCACACCCCGCAGGGAGTGTTTGAGCTGCGCTTCTTCTTCAGCGAGGGCGTGAACGGACCCGAAGGTGGCGATCTTCCTCTCATGCTGTTGAAGAAAAAGGTTCGCAAGCTGATTGAGGAAGAAGATCCGAAGAAACCTTTGACGGATGATGCACTGGCCAGTGAGCTTCAGCGGCAGGGAATTCAGGTCACACGGCGCACAGTGGCGAAGTACCGCGAGGATATGAACATTCCCAGTACACATCAGCGCCGCAAACGCGACTAG
- the hpf gene encoding ribosome hibernation-promoting factor, HPF/YfiA family, whose translation MDLEITGRGTQVTAKLRAQAEEGLARIEKILGPKCMAKVVLSCEKNRCEAEVTVRNTISTFSSHTSAKDVEVALKDALDKVEMQAVKARKKVVTTRHHPDHDATGTIRRQTTDAGEVTSVKKSPATNKTGVGKAIAAIEDGEIDTEEVEAA comes from the coding sequence ATGGATCTTGAGATCACCGGCAGAGGCACACAGGTAACAGCAAAACTGCGTGCGCAGGCAGAAGAGGGCTTGGCGCGCATAGAAAAAATCCTTGGACCGAAATGTATGGCCAAGGTGGTGCTCAGCTGCGAAAAGAATCGCTGCGAGGCGGAAGTCACGGTGCGTAACACCATCAGTACTTTCTCCTCACATACCTCGGCAAAAGATGTTGAGGTTGCCTTGAAGGACGCTTTGGACAAGGTGGAAATGCAGGCCGTGAAGGCGCGCAAGAAAGTTGTCACTACGCGCCATCATCCGGACCACGACGCCACCGGAACCATTCGCCGCCAGACTACGGATGCGGGCGAAGTGACATCAGTCAAGAAATCGCCGGCGACAAATAAAACCGGCGTAGGAAAGGCCATTGCGGCCATTGAAGACGGAGAGATCGACACGGAGGAAGTCGAAGCCGCCTGA
- the rapZ gene encoding RNase adapter RapZ produces the protein MAEPPSGGTPVVGSKEGTPHTPGRELVVLTGLSGAGKLSALKAFEDLGYYAVDNLPLELIPQFAELLRGSSEFTRAVLGVDVRESSIENFPGILHAVRGLLPTTVVYLEASDDVLVRRYSETRRPHPLRRDELVSESIASERKRMEPIRNVADVLLDTTHFNVHQLRAHITTQFSRREGEQRLLITTLSFGFKNGVPAEADLVFDVRFLPNPHFIPEFRPLTGRDERVAKYVMDFPQTQEFLDRTADMLLFLLPYYVTEGKSYLTIAFGCTGGQHRSVAIVEEMKKRLSDAGYHVKVSHRDMPR, from the coding sequence ATGGCTGAACCACCGTCAGGCGGCACCCCGGTAGTGGGAAGTAAGGAGGGAACGCCTCATACTCCCGGACGAGAGCTGGTAGTACTCACAGGTCTTTCCGGTGCGGGCAAACTCTCCGCGCTCAAGGCATTTGAAGACCTTGGTTACTACGCAGTCGATAACCTACCGCTGGAACTGATTCCGCAGTTTGCCGAACTTCTGCGTGGCTCAAGTGAATTTACGCGAGCGGTTCTGGGCGTCGATGTACGCGAAAGCTCTATTGAGAACTTTCCGGGCATCCTTCATGCTGTACGCGGTCTGCTTCCCACCACGGTGGTCTATCTGGAGGCGTCAGACGACGTATTGGTACGTCGCTATTCCGAAACGCGACGCCCGCATCCTCTTCGTCGCGATGAGTTGGTTTCAGAAAGCATCGCATCCGAACGCAAGCGTATGGAGCCCATCCGGAATGTGGCCGATGTTCTTCTCGACACGACGCATTTCAACGTGCACCAGTTGCGCGCTCACATCACCACGCAGTTCAGCCGTCGCGAGGGCGAACAGAGACTGCTCATCACAACGCTTAGTTTTGGCTTCAAGAATGGCGTGCCTGCTGAGGCAGACCTCGTCTTTGACGTGCGCTTCCTGCCCAACCCTCACTTCATACCGGAGTTCCGTCCACTCACCGGTCGCGACGAGCGCGTAGCCAAGTACGTGATGGATTTCCCGCAAACTCAGGAGTTCCTCGACCGCACAGCAGACATGTTGTTGTTCCTTCTGCCGTATTACGTCACGGAAGGGAAGAGCTACCTGACCATCGCATTCGGCTGCACCGGCGGACAGCATCGTTCCGTGGCCATCGTGGAAGAGATGAAGAAGCGCCTCAGCGACGCGGGTTACCACGTGAAGGTCTCGCACCGCGACATGCCACGATAA
- a CDS encoding DUF1569 domain-containing protein, whose translation MKNLFDPIVLEETRQRVLDLRPESKRQWGSMDLAQTLAHCTSGVEMAMGAIHPKRAPFPASLIGVLIKPLVFRDDKPMRRNSPSSPELFSANPTELDCIRERSRLIAAIDDFASHGPEGCSQYPHPFFGPLKPEQWAILMYKHLDHHLRQFGA comes from the coding sequence ATGAAAAACCTCTTCGACCCAATTGTGCTGGAGGAAACAAGGCAGCGCGTTCTGGATCTGCGTCCAGAGAGCAAGCGGCAATGGGGCAGCATGGATCTCGCTCAAACGCTTGCCCATTGCACCTCAGGCGTTGAAATGGCGATGGGTGCTATCCATCCCAAGCGTGCACCATTTCCGGCTAGCTTGATCGGCGTGCTTATCAAGCCGTTGGTCTTCCGCGACGATAAGCCGATGCGTCGTAACTCGCCCTCATCGCCGGAGTTATTCTCCGCGAACCCAACAGAGCTTGACTGCATCCGTGAGCGCTCTCGGCTTATCGCTGCAATTGACGATTTCGCCAGCCACGGTCCTGAAGGGTGCTCCCAATACCCACACCCGTTTTTCGGACCACTCAAGCCAGAACAGTGGGCCATCCTCATGTACAAACACCTCGATCACCACTTGCGCCAGTTCGGTGCTTAA
- a CDS encoding ABC transporter ATP-binding protein, translated as MKRILRLLWYLRPYLPFTLLSVVLMAIVGAMAALRLLLVKPILDNVLSADLQSTKILVFAVPHTHWVINLQYFVPNHFHNAWTIVAYALFVSAVVKSICDYVGTYLINYAGFGMITDLRNDLYGAVLKRSSSFFQRYTTGALLSTLINDIERVQIAMSTVLSDLLQQFFTLLFTACVVVIAGGKLAWILLGFVVVIFFSIRKIGRGVRRTTRGGQDRLSDIQNLLHETLTGNRIVKAFGMETWEMARFRRAARTLFRANMRAIGISSISSPLMDALGSIAIALLLFIGRNRIVHHQMTAGSFITFLIAVFALYDPVRKFAMYYNSFQQALGASEKIFHFLDERDELPEKRDAIRLEGFHEGVRFNDVRFGYRDEEDEENFHEVLRGINLYVQRGEVIALVGPSGGGKSTLVNLIPRFFDPTDGSITLDGNDLRDVQLASLRKLVGTVTQETVLFNDTVRNNIAYGQPDVPMERVIAAAKAALAHDFIERMPDGYNTVIGEKGFRLSGGERQRLAIARAILKDAPILILDEATSALDAESESLVQEALSNLMVHRTVLVIAHRLSTVRRADRILVVERGQIVETGTHAELLAHGGTYHKLYMMQFAGDDAAPDTPLQPQGV; from the coding sequence ATGAAACGCATTCTGCGCCTGTTGTGGTATCTGCGCCCTTATCTGCCCTTCACCCTGCTGTCCGTGGTTCTCATGGCCATCGTCGGCGCCATGGCTGCTCTGCGCCTTCTGCTGGTCAAGCCCATTCTTGACAACGTGCTCAGCGCGGATCTTCAGAGCACCAAGATCCTTGTCTTCGCCGTTCCACACACCCACTGGGTTATCAACCTGCAGTACTTCGTGCCGAACCACTTCCACAATGCCTGGACGATCGTGGCCTATGCGCTCTTCGTCTCGGCGGTAGTGAAGTCCATTTGCGACTACGTCGGAACGTATCTCATCAACTATGCCGGCTTCGGTATGATTACGGACCTGCGCAACGACTTGTACGGCGCAGTCCTCAAGCGTTCCAGTTCCTTCTTCCAGCGGTACACCACGGGCGCTCTGCTCTCCACGTTGATCAATGACATTGAACGAGTGCAGATCGCCATGTCCACCGTGCTCAGCGATCTCCTGCAGCAGTTCTTTACGCTTCTCTTCACGGCATGTGTTGTGGTCATCGCGGGTGGCAAACTCGCGTGGATCCTTCTCGGTTTCGTGGTGGTGATCTTTTTCTCCATACGAAAGATCGGTCGCGGCGTTCGAAGGACCACTCGCGGTGGACAGGACCGCCTCTCAGATATCCAGAATCTTCTGCATGAAACGCTCACCGGCAACCGCATCGTAAAGGCCTTCGGTATGGAGACGTGGGAGATGGCGCGCTTCCGCCGTGCCGCACGTACGCTGTTCCGGGCCAACATGCGCGCCATCGGCATCAGCTCCATCTCCTCGCCGCTGATGGATGCGCTTGGCTCCATCGCCATTGCGCTGCTGTTGTTCATTGGCCGCAACCGCATCGTGCACCACCAGATGACGGCGGGCTCATTCATCACCTTCCTCATCGCGGTCTTCGCACTCTACGATCCGGTTCGCAAATTCGCGATGTACTACAACAGCTTCCAGCAGGCGCTGGGAGCCAGCGAAAAGATCTTCCACTTTCTCGACGAACGCGACGAACTTCCCGAAAAACGTGACGCCATCCGTCTCGAAGGTTTCCATGAAGGCGTCCGCTTCAACGACGTTCGCTTCGGCTATCGCGATGAAGAAGACGAAGAGAACTTCCACGAAGTTCTTCGCGGTATCAACCTCTATGTGCAACGCGGCGAGGTGATTGCGCTCGTGGGCCCCAGTGGCGGCGGTAAGTCTACGTTGGTGAACCTCATCCCGCGCTTCTTCGATCCCACAGACGGCAGCATCACGCTCGACGGCAACGATCTGCGCGACGTACAACTCGCCAGCCTGCGCAAACTCGTCGGCACCGTCACGCAGGAGACGGTGTTGTTCAACGACACCGTCCGCAACAACATTGCCTACGGCCAGCCTGACGTTCCCATGGAACGCGTTATCGCCGCAGCGAAGGCAGCGCTTGCACACGACTTCATTGAACGTATGCCCGACGGCTACAACACCGTCATCGGCGAAAAAGGTTTCCGTCTCTCCGGCGGCGAACGCCAGCGTCTCGCCATCGCACGCGCCATCCTGAAGGACGCGCCCATCCTCATCCTTGACGAAGCCACCTCCGCACTCGACGCAGAGAGTGAATCGCTGGTACAGGAGGCGCTTTCTAACCTGATGGTGCACCGCACGGTGTTGGTCATCGCGCATCGCCTGTCTACTGTGCGCCGCGCGGATCGCATCCTCGTGGTGGAGCGCGGACAGATCGTGGAAACTGGAACGCACGCAGAACTACTCGCACACGGTGGTACGTATCACAAGCTCTACATGATGCAGTTTGCAGGAGACGACGCAGCACCCGACACTCCGCTACAGCCGCAGGGCGTATAA
- the gmk gene encoding guanylate kinase yields the protein MAGILFIISAPSGSGKSTLVGELRKYVEGLEFSVSYTTRAPRGSEEDGREYHFTTRENFERMIKEDAFLEWADVFGNYYGTARAALAQAARNDHDLLLDIDVQGALQVMERMPEAVSIFILPPSPGVLETRLRNRSAAERMTDEAVIERRLRQAHGELEHVSKYRFAIVNNVLDTAAAELRAIVLQARGVASQSDVALANGCRTQISPEGVRQVLEQFAAAPLTPATK from the coding sequence ATGGCAGGCATTCTCTTCATCATCTCTGCGCCCAGCGGCTCCGGTAAGAGCACGCTCGTGGGCGAACTGCGAAAGTACGTGGAGGGGCTGGAATTTTCCGTCTCATACACCACCCGCGCACCGCGCGGCAGTGAAGAAGATGGACGCGAATACCACTTCACCACGCGTGAAAACTTCGAACGCATGATCAAGGAAGATGCCTTCCTTGAATGGGCAGACGTCTTCGGCAACTACTACGGAACAGCGCGAGCCGCTCTGGCACAGGCCGCGAGAAATGATCACGACCTTCTGCTCGACATCGACGTGCAGGGCGCGCTGCAGGTGATGGAGCGCATGCCCGAAGCGGTATCCATCTTCATCCTGCCTCCCAGCCCCGGTGTTCTTGAAACTCGTCTACGCAATCGCAGCGCGGCGGAACGCATGACCGACGAAGCGGTGATTGAACGCCGTCTGCGTCAGGCGCACGGCGAACTTGAGCATGTGTCGAAATATCGTTTCGCTATCGTGAACAATGTGCTCGACACAGCAGCAGCGGAACTTCGCGCTATCGTGTTGCAAGCACGAGGTGTTGCCTCGCAATCGGATGTTGCATTAGCGAACGGATGCCGCACTCAGATATCACCAGAAGGTGTACGTCAGGTGCTGGAACAGTTCGCTGCTGCACCACTCACGCCCGCAACAAAGTAA
- the rpoZ gene encoding DNA-directed RNA polymerase subunit omega has protein sequence MNESSQALNGIDDALLNKYSLVKGAARRARQLQSGAAPLVHTNSMKACRVAQDEIRSGSVRYFVKPSPKAILPSAL, from the coding sequence ATGAACGAATCTTCGCAAGCCCTGAACGGTATCGACGATGCTCTGCTCAATAAGTACAGCCTGGTAAAGGGAGCTGCACGCCGCGCGCGTCAGCTTCAGTCCGGAGCTGCCCCGCTTGTTCACACCAACAGCATGAAAGCCTGCCGCGTAGCGCAGGACGAAATCCGCAGTGGATCTGTGCGGTATTTCGTAAAGCCTTCTCCGAAGGCCATTCTTCCGTCCGCACTGTAA
- a CDS encoding uracil-DNA glycosylase: MDGSAESLRGYLEYLRDLGIYDVYRTSDPSDDPALAAWWKSVASPVAPPASATPQRPANSSVPAPQRPAAPIQRPAPSPTPQRPPMPSSNRAPDIVITPPAAAAAPPPAYDFDQAPAPTGQFAPPAMPLVSFNKLAPLPTERVAPADKVAALQKVRDTIGDCTRCPLAYAGRHNIVFADGDPNAELMFVGEGPGADEDASGTPFVGKAGQLLNNMINAMGLKREQVYIANVVKCRPPQNRTPEPKEANTCSPFLLQQVDIVQPKVIVALGATAATYLLGVKQSLANLRGQWHDVRGAKCAVTYHPAFLLRDPRQKGEAWKDLQRVMVELGLKPPARS; the protein is encoded by the coding sequence ATGGACGGAAGCGCTGAATCACTGCGCGGGTACCTTGAGTACCTTCGCGACTTAGGAATTTACGACGTGTATCGCACCAGCGATCCGTCAGACGATCCTGCGCTTGCAGCATGGTGGAAGTCGGTTGCCTCGCCCGTAGCGCCTCCTGCATCGGCAACTCCTCAACGTCCTGCAAACTCAAGCGTTCCTGCTCCACAGCGGCCAGCCGCGCCAATACAACGTCCCGCTCCATCACCCACGCCGCAGCGTCCGCCGATGCCATCGAGTAATCGCGCGCCGGATATTGTCATCACACCTCCCGCAGCCGCGGCTGCACCGCCGCCCGCATACGACTTCGATCAGGCCCCCGCGCCCACAGGACAGTTCGCTCCCCCTGCCATGCCTCTTGTCAGCTTCAACAAACTTGCGCCCCTACCCACAGAACGCGTCGCGCCTGCAGACAAAGTCGCAGCTCTACAAAAAGTCCGCGACACAATCGGTGACTGCACGCGTTGCCCACTGGCCTATGCCGGCCGCCACAACATCGTCTTCGCAGACGGCGACCCCAACGCCGAGCTCATGTTCGTGGGCGAAGGCCCGGGAGCCGACGAAGACGCTAGCGGCACTCCCTTCGTAGGCAAGGCAGGGCAGTTGTTGAACAACATGATCAACGCCATGGGCCTCAAGCGCGAACAGGTGTACATCGCGAACGTGGTGAAGTGCCGCCCGCCTCAGAACCGCACCCCGGAGCCCAAGGAAGCCAACACCTGCTCGCCATTCCTTCTGCAACAGGTAGACATCGTGCAACCGAAGGTCATCGTCGCACTCGGTGCCACGGCAGCAACGTATCTGCTCGGCGTAAAGCAATCGCTGGCAAACCTGCGCGGCCAATGGCACGACGTTCGCGGAGCCAAATGCGCCGTCACCTACCATCCCGCCTTCCTCCTGCGCGATCCCCGCCAGAAGGGCGAGGCCTGGAAGGATCTCCAGCGCGTCATGGTGGAACTGGGCCTGAAGCCACCCGCCCGTAGCTAG